The genomic interval GTATTACTTCTTTTCTCTAAATTTGGTGAATGACTAATTTACCCAAATCGATGGggatgtataattaatttacataAGTACATATCATACAAAGATTCCACCAACCGAACCCTagatgagagaaaagagaaagcaaagataaaaggaagaaagaataaGGCCATAGCCACTATATGAGAGAAAAGAGTTTTGTCAAAGTGAATAGggggaagaaagagaaagaaaaatcagataaGGATaggaaattttaaatatttgtaaaaatttaacacttgttttattatttttttttaagttagggatgtttgtgtattttttttcaaatatcagAGGTGTTAAGAGtgtatttttcccttatttaaaagaaaaaaaatgtgattGTACCTCAAGATTAAGGgtaattacaaataatattcttaaaagttTGAGGACATATGGTTTGACTTTTAATCCACGTTGTAGTTCTTCTTACAAATAGCATACAACCTTTAGATTTTTTCCCATACCAGGCTTACCACCTCTTTCATAGTTTAGAAAGATCAAAGATAAAGGTACAATATTATCATGCCATCCCGGACATAGTTAAGTGATAAAAGAGGGGGTTGTAAAGTTATGTTATACACTGTGAGATcgatttttgaggaaaataaaaatttacatcTTTTGAGAGTAATGCTTGGTAAGTGTCAGTGGACGCaacttcataaaaaaaaaaaaaaattctgattACTCAAGCATATTCTTAATTTATCTCTCTTATGATGATTTTGGGACGAGTTTAGCAAAGACGCAAGTGATAACAcgtaatttaaacaaaaaaatattatcacaaTACAAAAACCTTATTATCAATCGCCCATCATCACTGATAGAAATTCGGGAAGAAGAGTGTGATAGTGTTGTAGCAATGGCGCTTCCTATCACAATAGTGTTCTAAGGATAGAAAATCCCATAACCAATGACATTTCCCATTGTTGGAtaaagagagaataaaagaggGGACAACCACAATTGCCTTCTCCAACAGATAACAACATGAGATTAATAAGTTGTCTcgattatttttctctttctctctctctttttattgAGAGTTTTATATATAACACAATAATACTAACAGTTTTATCTTCAACCTTCAATTAGAACAGCTCAATATCAAAGACGGGCAAGGATTGATCTCATCTTTTTTGATACAATGATTAGTTTTCCTTTGAGCGGTGGAATGTAAGAAATAGTGTCCTCTTACCATCAAAATGTTCAAGAGTGAattacaagtaaaaaaaataaaaattaaattaaccaaAATTAAAAGGAAGAGGGCTAATTTGACCTTATTTTCCTTTGGAAAACAAGTAAATTAGAATTGAAATGTAATAAGGTTTGAGATGATTAACTGGTAaacttttgattaatttatctaataagCCCGACTTATGGATTACAACGAGCACATGAGAGCTTGgacataatataataatttattaataaaataataaatacagcAATCCGATAATATGTGGTGTGGTCCCACCATATCCCCCTCAACTCAGCTTGAGCTCAGTGAAGTGAAGTTTATAATGAGCAACAGACTCTGCAAGGccggaagagagagagagagagcaaaagcaAACCATGAAAATTAAGAAACCTCTGGCTCTCTGTTCCGTAATCGCTTCGCTACTTCTATTATCCCATACGACGGCAGACTATGGAGGCCGAAGCACGCGCAgctccattctcttctacacGAATGGTCGCTTCGGCCTTGAATTCGACATCTTCACTCTCCCGATACAGTTCGATTCCACGCCCAACTCCGGCAACGAGTTTCAGATCACCGACGGCCGCTCCATCAACTACAACGGCCACTTCCCATCTATGTTCTCGTCGTCGTCCATCCTGCGCAACAATCAAATCCTCACCACAAACAAAGACTCGCCGCCGCCGATCCACCTGATCTACGTCTCCGAGCGGAATGGATCTTCGACTATATACCTCGACGCTGTCTACCATGGCGGTCGTGATCGGGACAGAAGAAGGTCAGCTCTCGAAGTTTCGAATCGGGTTCAAGTCCCTTTGGTCGGGGATCAACAATCCAACGGTCTGATTTCGATGAAGGATAGGCCCAGTTTGGTGGGTGATCATCTGATATACGCTTCGACTCATGAAAACATTGGTGCCCCACGGATGAGTTGGACAGCGGTGTACTCGACTCACCTGCGGACCGGGTTGACTCGGAGATTGACGCCTAATGGGATGACCGATTTCAGTCCAGCCGTGTCGCCGTCGGAGACGTGGACGGCCGTGGCATCGTATGGAGACAGAGGGTGGAGTGGTGAAATTCAAGAGCTGAGGactgatatttttattttcaggaCCGACGACGGCTCCGACCGGGTCAAGGTGGTAGAGCAAGGTGGGTGGCCGTGTTGGGTGGACGATTCCACTCTATACTTTCACAGGGTGAGTGACGATGGCTGGTGGAGTGTCTACAGAGCAATTTTTCCAAAAAGTGGCAAAATCAGCGTTGACTCAGTGGTGACTCAGCGAGTCACTCCACCGGGCCTTCATGCGTTCACTCCGGCGACTTCGCCGGCCAACAAGAGACTCATTGCGGTGGCAACTAGGCGACCCGATTCAGAGTATCGCCATATAGAGCTATTCGATGTTGCTTCGAAACAATTTTGGGAAGTCACTCGACCCGTTTCTCCCCAAGCCCATCACTATAACCCGTTTCTCTCCCCCGATTTCATTAGGGTTGGGTACCATAGATGTGGAGGGCAGAGAAAGGGGGGGAAAGATACCCGATTGTTACTTGAAAACCTCCACAGCCCACTACCTGAGGTATCTGTTTTTCGCATCGACGGATCGTTTCCTTCTTTCTCGCCGGAGGGTGATCGAATTGCTTTTTTAGATCTCCAAGGCCTTAATGTCATGAACCTGGACGGGTCGGGCCGTCACCGTGTCTATTCCGGAACACTGTTCGGAACTGCATGGGATCCAGTAAGAAAAGGGGTAATATACACTAGCGCTGGACCCTATTTTGCTCCCGTGGGCAACGAAGTAGACGTGATATCCATCAACATTGACGACGACAAATTGAGCCACAAAAAGTTGACGGGGGGGACCGAGAACAACGCCTTCCCGTCACCTTCGCCAGACGGGAAGTGGCTTGTTTTCCGATCGGGTCGGTCGGGTTACAAGAACCTGTACATAATGGACGCTGTAAATGGAGAGAAGGGCGGGCTTTACAGGCTTACCGACGGGCCATGGGATGATACGATGGCAACCTGGTCCCCCGATGGTGATTGGATTGCCTTCTCATCGGATCGGGAAAACCCGGGTTCTGGGAGTTTCGCATTATACATGATCCACCCGAATGGAACGGGGCTCAAGAAGCTACTGGACAGCGGGTCGGGTGGACGAATCAACCACCCGTGTTTTAGCCCAGACGGAAATAGCATCGTGTTTACATCAGACTACGCCGCCTTGTCGGCCGAACCAATCTCCATCCCTTCTCAGATGCAGGCCTTCGGCGAAATCTTTACGATAAGATTGGACGGTTCTGGATTGAGCAGAATTACCCATAACCCGTATGAGGACGGGACGCCGACCTGGGGACCCGTTTCCATGAGAGCAGCCGACGTGCAGCAAGCGGTTGATGAAGAATGCAACTTCAGCGACAGTTCTTGGCTCAGTGCCGCCAGGCCCTCCGCCGCAGTAAGAGGGCAGTGCAGTGGAATATCGGCAAGAAGCCAGTAACTAGTAAGGACTGTTTCGTAATTATCAGAAAGAATTATGTAAAGAAAGAGTCTCGAACTTTTAATGTATTTGTATTGTAGTTGTATTGTGTAGTGTAGTGTAGTGTAATTGCGCTTGTGCCGTCGAGGCATGTAATTAAAAGTTTCTTCAGTTCCTATATAAAAACAGTCTCTATTAGTTGTATTTTGTAAAGTATCATCACAAATTAAATGGTTCAGATAGCATTTCCATTGTGCAATTGGAAGTTGAGCTGAGGAAAGAGAGATCTGAAGAAAGGCAATTTGAATGGTATATGGAAGAGGTGAAATCCCCAACCCgcgtgtaattttattttaaattatttttacgtACAAAAAATcttaatcttttaaattatttataagttctttctttctttattattattttttttatataaaagaaaGCCCTTTTGTACCTTTAGATTTTGCTTGTATCTATTGTCAAAAGGAATGATTTTGAAGGGAAATTAAgggaaatgaaaatggaaatgagAATAGAATGGAATGATTTTGAAGGGAAATTAAGGGAACTGAAagtggaaataattattttattttattactatatttgatatagatagaaataaaatgagtattctatttcattattatatttggtaagttttaattttgatgagatgaaatgataaaaaataatctgTTAACAAGAAtgttcttttaaattaaaaaatattatttaattataaaaatcatataattatcaaatataagttaaaaaattattatccttttttagctaaaaatattttaaaattgtataaaatataattttatttagttgccaaacaaaatttatttgtgGAGGGGGAAAAAGGTAGTGGTGGTTTTTGGTGATCTAGCTATGACAATAGAAGAGACGAGGTGGGTTGGGGTGGTGGTGCCGACAGTGAAAGAAGGGCAGTTCATGGTGATTTTTGGCCATATCTAATTGGGAGGAGATAGATGGTCGTAATGGTCGATAGCAAAAGAGAAGGGGTGGATGGTTGTTTTTGACCAAATCTCGTCAGGAAAAGATGAGTGGTTAGTGGTGAAAGAGGGGGGAGGGGtggtttggtggtggtggtggtggtgttagCGACAAAAGGGAAGGTGGTGCCTGTGAAAAAGGGGAACAGTCTTTCTCTGGCGGTGAAAATGAACTTAAATTGCTGAAGGCAAATGATGGTTGGCGatggaaaattgagaaatatcAAAGAAAGATGAAAAGTAAAGAGGAAGACGCACCTAATGCCAATTTCTAGTAGACCACTGTAGGAGGCAGCAACTAGATCTATTTAGAAGAAATTCTTCATACCAAATGGGTTGGTGGAGATGTGAATGATGATTTGGGACAAATTTCTATATGTGATAACAGGGGCGGATCCAGTGATGGATTCGGGAGAGGGCTGATCACTAGTTTCAGAAGCTTTTTTAGCCTCTGATTATCCAAATCCCATAACAGATTTGAGGAGGGTTGGAGCGGGCACCGGCTGCAGCCCGTGCCTGCCCCCTCCTAGATCCAGCCCGTGTgataatatgtaatttttttttgaaaaagattaAGAGTAAAATTATAACGATAACATAAATTCCATGATATGAGAAGACTTTCCATCTATTTTGTGATGGAAAGTGTTTCCATCAATTTGATGGAATGCATCATTCCATTCCTCCGTAAGAAACTAAATACAAATTTGCGGGAGTTCCATTTCTATTTCCATTCCCTTCCCTTCCATTCTATCCAACTAAATATGATCTAAGTTTATAATactttagaaaaataattttttttcagtCTTTCAAATTActtttttggtcaattttttgtattattttatttttaaatttattaataatctAATATATGAAGCATCTATATAGTACAAAAAGAATATGATTATGCACAGGCAGTGATGTAGCATGTGTGTAAGTGCCTAGAGTAAAGGTTGCTTAATTTTTTTGCCCAATTGACTCCTCAATTGTCTAACTTTGTTGTATGGAatgataatttttcttttagcttgGGCTAATTTAATTCTTCAACTTTTAATATAGATCAATTTCATATTCATTATTAGTCAAAATAAGGTCTTGATTAACAAGGAGCCCAAACTTCATTTTGCGTCAACTATCGATCTTGCTACAATGGATCCTTTAATGACAGTTTTGATAACTACTACTtttggtagttttttttttttttttttttggttatttttcaaaattcattgcGAAAAGGACTTAATTTTTATTGGCATTGAAAATTGTTAGTAAAAGTATCCCTTTCTcgacaatttttttcttttgaaaatgatCGAGAAATGTTTAGTTGAACTAGTAAATCAAAGTGtgtagtaataaaattatttgtgttCTAATAAATGAAAGTGGCTTAATTAGGGAAAGACATGGTTTTTATGTAAGAGGTTGCGAGTTCAATTCCAATGGACGACAAGCACAAGATATTTTGTCTCATCAACTTATTGCCCTCTTTATTGGCGAGTGATTATGGAAAAGACTTTTCCTAATGCCTTTCCTctcaacaaaaaatgaaattattgaaAGAATTTTTAGCAATGATTTTCTATGACAAGGAAAAGCCTTTTTTACTTGTAGTGCCTTTAGGTGTggtgagaaatttgtattttgatttacggagaaaataattttagaaaatatatttttaataaatttggtttgttaatgatttttaaaatattttatatgaaaaattccatactcatatatttatatatattttttcaaaacagCTAAGTATTGATTTTGGTTGATAAAGAAgtatgaaatttataaatatatttttctttaaattataaaactttagactcatgtatttttatatacttcaaaacagcaaaatataattttatattaatcaaGCTTGATGTTAAatgtttaagaaaatattttaaaatttcgaCTTAAATATAAAAGTCTTTtgttaaactaaatatatatatatatttttaaaacttttgaaaGCAAAGTATTTGATAATTCTTTTAAGCTTCTACACCTTGCCTTCAATATAAAATTAGCTTCTGATTTAATCAAGTACTGCTTACTATATCTTTCAAATTAATTGAGTGTCACAAAAACCTAATCGAGTATGTGCTATACAAATTCTATGTCTTTTAAATCTACAATCGAGTAaggtatttttataattgagtatCTTTATAAGTATTGAAATCTAAGCatatttttagttgagtaatgttttgtgtgttttttcaAATCAgttgattatatattttagcaaaatttcttttaatcaaCTGTTAAGCTTTCTTACTCGAGTATTTTATACAAGTTCtctgtatttcaaaaatcaattgaGTAAGAATGATTTTCAATTGAGTATCTTTCTGTTACTAAAAACTCCAAGTATCTCCTAGTCGAGTATATATTTCTCTCAATtaactaatgtatttttataatagagtatttatatattttaatcgagtaaagattgGATTAAATCTAAGTCTCTATGCttaattttaatcaagtatcaaTTATTTATGCACGAGTATATGTTTTTGTTAGTCGAGTAAGTTTAGCTTAATAGTCTAGTGCTTAATGCAAATTTCATGTGACTTGTGAGTCAGTCGAGTAATGACTTAGTCTTGCTCAagtgagatatatatattatgactTGGTCTCTGTGGCatctatattatttttctaatcgCATCATTTGGTATCAATgtgctttaatattttttttttatctgtatgATCTTAtgatttttatgtgcattgataaaatcgtttttttttttatttttcctctatGATTATCTATAAAattgttttttcaaaatatttttgatatatcaaaAACTTGCATATGTTTTATCAACTCTAACCCttatttgaaaagaaataataGCATCTAAAGCATTTCTTCTGAAAAGCATTATTTACGTAAGTGTGCTTAAAtctaaatgaatgaaaaagagAAGGTAGTCTCTATCTCTACATGGGTCACGTTATTCGTACAGAAGGGATTCACAGAACTCCTTCACAGACGTGATATATCGCAAGATTTTGACATCAGAAAATCGTGATATATCACGATTTGTTcaccccattctctctctctcgccgccCGCCTCGTCCTTGCGCTTGCAACGTCGCTGCCGCCTCGCCCTCGTCTGCAACCTCACCGCCTCTCGCCTTTTCTCTGCGCCTCGCTGCCTCACCTACTCACCGCTGCAACCTCCAACAATCGATGAGGGTGATGGCGAGGCGCAGAGACgagcgcgagagagagagatagataaaGGAGAGGAGAGtagagacgagagagagagcgtGTGTTAGGTTTAACAAattaggggtattttggtcatttcatACTTATGTAAAACTATCTATACACCACATTCTATACAAATAGCTTTATCCATCTCTACATTCTCTATCAATCATGAGTAAAGTGCTTAAATGTTAATATTGATAAATCTCATGAATATGTCTGCCTCTGAGCTATCATTGAATGttggtttttgaaaattgcatttcattatacatattttctaaATCATTTGCATTTTCCCATTAAAAATGCATTACATCATATCTCTTCTCAGAATCATCTGCATTATTCATGACAAATATCTATTGCAAAATGAATTtcatatcaaatattttacattGTTTCATGAAAATCAGTTTTGATAAAAAGAGCTATCATGACACAGAAAAGTTTTTCATGTTTTAtccttattatttttgaaaacaaaaatttagacCACATTGAATACATATTTAAAGTCTTCATGTGGTTCTAAGATATTTATGAGTCCTCTAAAGGGTTGATCTTATGTTATATCTATCATACTAACCCTTAAGGACCCAAGAAAAAGGGATGCCCATATGTCCTGTGTGTACTTTGCAGTTTATATCCAAAAAGACAGCATTATAATAAGATGATTATGCTGACAGATCTTTTGATCTGGTCAATACTAGAGCATGCTCAAAGGAACTATCTTTTTATCTAACAAAACAATTTGCTAAAGTGTGCATTCAAGGTAAAGTATGCCTAAGGTATACTTCTTACTCTAATCTCTTAGCATTATTGATATAGAGTGCTATTTGACTGAGCTAAAATCTGTGATCTCATTAGTTATGTCATTAGCATACATTTCAAATCAGATTTCTCAAAGTTCTCCAAAGAATATTCTATTCAAATGATAAATGAGAAATCAAATTTTTAGCCCCTCATGCTCTGTAAAGTGATATCATCTTTTAAGGAGAGAGTGTCTCATTTTTGCTTATATAGGTGTTTACATTGTACTTATCTACTTTagctttttaattaaaactttatGAATTAATAGTTCAAGTTATATTTATGTCAGCTTTCTTacatttcctttaaatttatgCTTATTTAGTTTACtgtcattaatatatatttattctttaaCTCATTGATCTTGCGGTTTAAAATTCTGTTTATAAAATTTGCAtttgaatttcaattaattcatgtttgtttaatttatttcattcttgaTGCTCATTATAACTTCTATTTAttagatttcaaaaaaattagaaagagTAATATTTATTAGTCAAATAGTTCTTACAATGAGTGTTTGTTGAAGGGTATCTATAAGCATGCATAAATCACTCAACTACGGTTAAAGTTGAGTGAATAATAGGCTTTCCTTTATTGTCAAATCTTTAGGAGTATTCGAAAGCTTAGTTCCATTATTAGCTCATTATAGGAAACTTTATTGCCCACTCATATGGATTCTTAGGCTTTTAGAGAACCAAGATGAGTATAGGCGGGGGCGGAGCTAGTGTAGGCCCTGGCCCTCACTGGGCCTTGGCCCGCCATTGATTTGGCCTACACTCAAGCCCGGGTATAAAATCTAAAACCCTCCCTCAATCCTTCTCTCGCTCAAGCTCCAGCCGCCTGCCCCCCTGGCCCTGCCTTTCTCCTTTTCTCGCTCTTGCTAGCTGTCGATTGGGCTTTCTCTTTGTCGCTCTCACTCACTCCGGCCTCCGTCTGGCGACTCGAACCATCCGACCATTGCTGAGGTGAGGTCGCTGACTCGCTTCGCTcgccctcccctcccctccttGGTCTACGGTCGCTCTCCCTCGCCTCGCTCAATTCGTCACCGTCAGTCACTCATGCTTGCTAGTTGCTGCCTCTCTTCGGGCCTCTGGCTGCATCGCTCGCCGACGTTGCCACCTCAGCCTCAGCCTCACCGGCTCGCCCCTCAGGGCTCTAGCCCTCCATCGTTGATCGCTTGCTAGAGCTGGACGTTGTCTGCCTCTCCGactccagctctctctctccctcgcttAATCAGTGAGCAGTAAGGCCTCAccaatttttgtctcaaaaaggtatttttttttcatttttaaaattaaggtattgattaaattatgttaatttttttttgtatatttatattattatattattttttaactttttaatttttccttaataaattttACCTTCACTAAAAAATATTGCTGGCTCGCCCCTGAGTATAGGCTAGATCAAGTAAATAGGTCTAGAATAGTAGTCTTAGAAGTTCAATATCCCTTGAATATTAGCTTTAGGAGAACATATAAATTGCCAAGCCTATTAGGCAATCAATCTAGACCAAAAGTTGGAtcagcttcagcccaaaagtACCTAGACTAGAAATTCTTAAGGCAGCATCATGTTAGATAAT from Diospyros lotus cultivar Yz01 chromosome 8, ASM1463336v1, whole genome shotgun sequence carries:
- the LOC127807102 gene encoding uncharacterized protein LOC127807102 isoform X2, giving the protein MKIKKPLALCSVIASLLLLSHTTADYGGRSTRSSILFYTNGRFGLEFDIFTLPIQFDSTPNSGNEFQITDGRSINYNGHFPSMFSSSSILRNNQILTTNKDSPPPIHLIYVSERNGSSTIYLDAVYHGGRDRDRRRSALEVSNRVQVPLVGDQQSNGLISMKDRPSLVGDHLIYASTHENIGAPRMSWTAVYSTHLRTGLTRRLTPNGMTDFSPAVSPSETWTAVASYGDRGWSGEIQELRTDIFIFRTDDGSDRVKVVEQGGWPCWVDDSTLYFHRVSDDGWWSVYRAIFPKSGKISVDSVVTQRVTPPGLHAFTPATSPANKRLIAVATRRPDSEYRHIELFDVASKQFWEVTRPVSPQAHHYNPFLSPDFIRVGYHRCGGQRKGGKDTRLLLENLHSPLPEVSVFRIDGSFPSFSPEGDRIAFLDLQGLNVMNLDGSGRHRVYSGTLFGTAWDPVRKGVIYTSAGPYFAPVGNEVDVISINIDDDKLSHKKLTGGTENNAFPSPSPDGKWLVFRSGRSGYKNLYIMDAVNGEKGGLYRLTDGPWDDTMATWSPDGDWIAFSSDRENPGSGSFALYMIHPNGTGLKKLLDSGSGGRINHPCFSPDGNSIVFTSDYAALSAEPISIPSQMQAFGEIFTIRLDGSGLSRITHNPYEDGTPTWGPVSMRAADVQQAVD
- the LOC127807102 gene encoding uncharacterized protein LOC127807102 isoform X1, giving the protein MKIKKPLALCSVIASLLLLSHTTADYGGRSTRSSILFYTNGRFGLEFDIFTLPIQFDSTPNSGNEFQITDGRSINYNGHFPSMFSSSSILRNNQILTTNKDSPPPIHLIYVSERNGSSTIYLDAVYHGGRDRDRRRSALEVSNRVQVPLVGDQQSNGLISMKDRPSLVGDHLIYASTHENIGAPRMSWTAVYSTHLRTGLTRRLTPNGMTDFSPAVSPSETWTAVASYGDRGWSGEIQELRTDIFIFRTDDGSDRVKVVEQGGWPCWVDDSTLYFHRVSDDGWWSVYRAIFPKSGKISVDSVVTQRVTPPGLHAFTPATSPANKRLIAVATRRPDSEYRHIELFDVASKQFWEVTRPVSPQAHHYNPFLSPDFIRVGYHRCGGQRKGGKDTRLLLENLHSPLPEVSVFRIDGSFPSFSPEGDRIAFLDLQGLNVMNLDGSGRHRVYSGTLFGTAWDPVRKGVIYTSAGPYFAPVGNEVDVISINIDDDKLSHKKLTGGTENNAFPSPSPDGKWLVFRSGRSGYKNLYIMDAVNGEKGGLYRLTDGPWDDTMATWSPDGDWIAFSSDRENPGSGSFALYMIHPNGTGLKKLLDSGSGGRINHPCFSPDGNSIVFTSDYAALSAEPISIPSQMQAFGEIFTIRLDGSGLSRITHNPYEDGTPTWGPVSMRAADVQQAVDEECNFSDSSWLSAARPSAAVRGQCSGISARSQ